TCCAAAACCACAGTTAACGCCGTACCTGTGAGAAACTGGCGGATTTGTTCGAGTTCTTGAACTCTTGCGACTGTATCTCCTACGCGCCGAGACTCAAAATAAGCCAAGGGTAACCGCATGAGGTGGCGAAACAGCTGTGCTGATAAACTTAAATCTAGACGACGGGCGGTATGGGTAAAAATAAACAGTCGCAGGATTCCAAGAACTGCCTCGAATGTTGAGGTGAAGAGGAGTGCGATCGCCATCACATCAAGAGTTGGCAAACTCTCCTGCACCATCACCTTATCAATAACAACTTGAGTAATGAGTGGTGTTGTTAACCCCAAAAGCTGCAATGTAAAAGACGCCAGCAGCACTTCTCCTAGCAATCCTCGGTACCGCCAAACTGCTGGAGTAAACCAATTGAGGTTAAATTTTTCTTGCTTTTGGATGACTTCTACTTGCCATAATTGCCCATCCCAAGTTTCTTCAACCACTGAGCGTGGTATGGTTTCACAAGTGTTATTGGGATTTAGGGGATTTGCGATAGTTAGGCGATCGCCCTTGAGGGCATACGCGACTATCCAACCTTCCTCTGTTTTTCCTGATGTTTTCCACCGTAACAAAGCTGGAAATGATAACTGTTGTAACTCACTCCAACTGACTTGCAGCCGTCGCAGCACAAATCCTAACTTTTCTGCTGCTTCCACAAGATGTTTTGGTTGTTGTCCTCGCAGTTGACGTTGTACCCATTCGAGTTGTAAGGGATTGTCTAGCTGTTGCGCCACCATTGTTAAACACGCCGCACCTGTGTTCCAGCTAGAGACGAATGGATATGTTGATACAGAAGTCGAGGACGGGGAGAGGGGAGGGGAAGAAGGAGGAGATGAAGGAGTGGAGGAGTGAGAAACTGAGGCAGATGAGGCAGAGTCTTCTAATTTGGAATTTGGAATTTGGAGAGAAGTTGAAACGCAGGTTTCCTCCGTCCCTTGCGCGTCTTTGGAGGAGACTCCAATCTTAGGTGATTTGGAATTGATTTGTTCTGTTGTCGCGGTGTCTTGTTGATTTCCTAACCAAAACCCTTCAATTTGTGGCGTTGAAAGTTCTGCCCATACTGCTGTCGTCTGGCGTAGTACGACGACTTCTTTACTAGCAGCAACAGCCTTGCACTCCACAGAAAAGTTGTTTAAGTCGCCGAACCAATCTCCTGGTTGTAGTACTGTCAAAGTCTTACCGACGCTTCCGTCCCGCAAGCGGATGTTTCCAGAAATAATCAAGAATTGGAAACCTGCTGCTTCTTGTGGCCAGATTTTTTCTCCCAATTTGTAGCGAAGAGTTTCTGACACCTGTTGCAGTCGGTTTTGTTGTTCAGCTGTTAGCCAGCACAGTGGTGGTTGATTCCAAGATTGAGATGCTAGCACGCTATTTTCTGAAGATTCGTTATCTAAAAGTTTTAATTCACCTGCAATTTTACCGTTAGTTTTTGAATTTTCTCTGCTAGCCATTTCTCAAATAACTCATTTTGTAGTGCTTGCCTTAGTTGAGTATCTTCTAACGACGCGCTCAGAAATTGTTCCACACGAAACAATCCATAGCGTCCTTCCAGTTCTATTGGTCCTATTAATTGTCCGGGACTGGCAATATCAACACATGCCCTGAGTTTATCTGGCATCGTTCCCCGACTTACAGGCCCCATCATACCGTTGACAATTTTTTCATCTGAGAGGGAATATTCTCTAGCAAGTTGCTCAAAGTTTGCTCCTTCTTCGATTTGGGTTTGTAGTTCTTCCGCTAACTCCTGAGTCTCAACAACAATTCGCGAAACTACCACCCTATCTAAATAAATTTTACGTTCAATGTAGTATTCTTGTAGCTTGGATTCTGTGACGCTCGCTTTCAGTTTTTCTACCTTAAAACCATAAGCAACTGATGAGTGAAAGGTATCATAATTTGTCCCATTACTTTGTAACCATTCTTGAAATTTATGAGGTTCTGTCAATTTATTTTTTAGTCGGAAGTCAATTATAGTCTGTTCTGTCAAAGCAGAACTAATGAGTATATCTTCTCGTTTTTGTAGTTCTTGTTCGATTATGTACTGGCGAAGAATGTCTCCAATAAATTGCCCCAATTTTCCGGATGATTGCAAATATTTTACTGCTTGTACATAGGAAATCGGTTTTTCATCTACAGTCAAAAATTCCATGAAGTTAAATAAATAATGAATAGAAAAAACGACAAAAAAACAACATACAACTATTTTTTCTATAAAATTGCATTTGAATTGACAATTTTATAGAAAAAATAGTGTTGCAATTATAACTAGTTTTCATCAAGAGTGATAATTCACCAGGAGATTGCTAAAAAAAACTCAAGATTTTTATAAAAATGTTAGGCAATGAAATGTGCCCATATCCAGGCAAGCAAAATTGCAGTAGTTGCGCCGATCAATGTGTTTAAAATATTCACCACTTCATTAGTAAGCCAATTAAAGCGAGATTGCAGTGTTGCACCAATCACACTTTCTAAATTCGTAGCTACAAACGCTGCTACAACACACCAAAAAACACCGAAGAAATCTATCAAACCGACTCCCCAACCGAGTAGTGCTTGGGCGAGTGAGGCGATCGCACCAGCTAAAGTTCCCTCCAAACTAACCGCGCCTTCGGTTCCGCGTGCGACTGGTTGTAGCGTGGTAATCAGAAAAGTGCTTTTACCATAAGCCTTACCCACTTCACTTGCACAGGTGTCAGAAAGCTTTGTACAAAAACTCGCCACATAACCCAGCAACAATAGAGTAGTTGGCGTGGGATGTAAATTTTGAGGTGTAGGAATAATTCCCGAACTTGTCGCCCATACTCCTAACGCACACAAAGCCGCAGTTAAAGCAGAACCCCAGACATTTTCGGGGCCTCTTGCGCCAGAACGCTTTTCTGCAATACCTTGTGCTTCCTTCTGCGCCATACCTACGCGCGTAATCAAAGAACCAACAAGAAAGTAAAACATCACGACTACATATCCTTCCCACCCCAGTGTTGCCCAAATCAGCACACCAAGTAGCCAAGCGTGAAACACTCCAGATGGAGTAAGCAACTTTTTGGGGGCAATCCAAACTACAAGTAATAGCACAGAGTTCAAGCCGACTCCAACCAGCCAAGGATTTAGAGAGTTTATCGAATCAAACATTGTATCAACTCAGCTTTTTTAGAAGTATTTTGCCAAAGTACCAATAGAATAACTAATTTAGAACAAGTTTGATTACCACTTAAAAATCCTTAGTCACGGAAAATACACTCTAGGAATCCGGTTTGATTACGTATTTTATATTACAACTGTTTACAACACAGATTTTGTTAATTTTTCAGAGAAAACACTCTTAGAATTTATCAATTCTATGAAGAATCAGTAAAAATTTTCTATTTTTTCAGTAAATATCTACATAAGTATAATTTTTGCCATGAAATAATACGATATTAGAATTGACCTAATATATACAGATAGTAAACTGATTCACCTATGTCAACGACTTTTTCTGAAAGCTCTCTAGAGACTGCTAAAAACTTAAATACAGGCGTCAATCCTCAAATATTTAGCGATACATTAAATTCCGCTCACAGCAATTTCTACAGCTTTAATCTGAAAGGTCGTAGTAGTTTTAACCTTGAATTAGAAGACTCAAGCGCAAATGCACAGGTAGATTTGATTCGAGATTCAAATGGAAATGCTGTTGTAGATGACGGTGAAGTCATAAGTAGTTCTGTTTTCGGTGGCGCGAAGGCTGAATCGATTAACCAAACCTTAGATGCAGGTTTGTATTATGTCAAAGTCTCTATCGATGAAGGTTTAGAAACTGATTACAAATTGGCTGTTTCGGCAACGCCCATTGATTATGCTGGAGATTCTTTACAAAATGCACGTCAAATTACTCTTCATTCCAAAGCAAAAAACTACAGTGATTGGGTAGGTATATCAGATACAAATGATTACTACAAATTTGCACTCAATACCAAGAGTGATTTCAAATTAGGACTTAGTGGCTTGAGTGATGATGCACAGGTGCAACTGCTAGATGGTAATGGCAATACACTTGCAAACTCCCTTAACGTTGGTATCACAAATCAATCAATAAATCGTACTTTAAACCCAGGAACATATTATGTACGCGTCAACTCGTACGAACATGGTGAAAGTTTCTACAACCTAACTTTGTCAGCAACCGGTGTATCTGGTGATGAAACAATACCCACTCCCACTGATAGTGGCACATTATCTTCCATTTCCAACGGTGTACAACAACTAGCTGCTTCTGTAATTACATCTGTATTCCCTGATAGCAACACGCAATATGTCAAGGGAACTCTTCGATCAGATACCTTTACTTACCAGTCTACGTACAATCGGACAATATACTCTGGAAATGGCAACGTTGACTATGGCAGTGGTGGGCGAGACTTATTGGATTTATCTACATTTTCTTCTACAAGTGCCACAATCAAGTTAGTCGAGTCCACAGGGGGTGTCATGTATAACCCAGGCAATGGTACTCGCTTATTTGATGACATAACATTAAGCAACGGTAAACAAATTTTATTTGAGGGCATTGAAGCGATTAAATTTGCAGACAAAACAATCAACTTATCAGTAACACCTAATGACCCTTTGTTTGGGCAACAATGGAACCTACATATGATGGGTGTTCAAGATGCGTGGCGTTTGACCAAAGGTTCGGACAAAGTACTTATTGGAATTGAAGATACGGGTTTGGCTGCCAATAATGGTGTTCTTCACCCTGATTTACGTTCCCCCAATGTAATAAGTAATAACTACTTGGACGAAATGACTAACTCCATTGCCCACGGTACAAAAGTTGAAGGAGTGATTGGGGCGGCGAGCAATAATGGCATCGGGATGAGTGGTATCAACTGGAATTCTGATATTTTCCATATCGATGTTATGGGTGGTGATCCTGGGGATTACGATTTGGTGAGTGCGACACAAACGCTGATTAATCAAGCAAATAGTAAAGGTCAGCGTCTGGTAGTGAACCTCAGCTTGACTGGTGGTAGTTCAACACAATTTGAGCAACTGATTGCTAATAACCAAAATACAGCCTTGTTTGTGGTTGCAGCTGGAAATACTAACGCCAATAGTCTTGAAAGTCCTGCCGACTTAGCGAATAACTATCTCAATGTTCTAGCAGTCGGTGGTTCTTGGGGAGTTAAAGACTGGAATGGCAATCCCACAACACCTGGAACACGGATTTCCTATCAAGGAGGATGGGGTTCCAATAAAGGAAATGGTCTGAGTGTCATGGCACCATCTGAGTACCTCACAACCAATGCTACCAAGTCTTCTAATGGTTTTACGTTCGACTATGATCAACGTTTCAATGGCACTTCAGCAGCAGTGCCAAATGTGGTAGGAGTTGCTTCATTAGTGTGGAGTGTGAATTCAAATCTCACTGCTACTCAAATCAAGACGATTCTGTCACAAACTGCTTACGACTTGGGTGCATCTGGCTATGATACAGAGTACGGTTACGGGTTTGTGAATGCCGATGCTGCTGTTAGGAGAGCAATGGCTCTTGCACAGGGTGCGGCGTAATTAGCGGGACTAGGGGTGTAGGGGTGTAAGGGTGTAAGGGTGTCAGACAAGTAAAAAGAACCAAGTAACTCAGATCTTGCATCTCCACCTGAGCACACCTTGAACTGAAGTTCAAGGCTAATAGCTTAAGTCCGTTAAAACGGACTCAAAGACTAACAAGAGTCCGTTTTAACGGACTTGAACTTTGAGCCAAGAAATTTATTTCTTGGCGGGCGAAAATAATGGTGCAAGATCTGAGGTAAAAAGTGAGCCAGTGCGGTGGTGAGGCACTGGGTCTCCACCCCCACTCCCCTATCCCCTAGTTCTGGTCAAAATCTAAGCCAAATCTGCTGCAAATTGCCCTAAATTCTCCTTGCGCCACTTAGCATCTGCTTTGCGATTTGTCCGCAATTCTAAAACCCGAATTCCCTTGCTGGGCAGTGAGTTTAATCTTGAGAGTAACTGTTTCCAAGAAGTTATCAATTCGTGCTCAACACCATAAGTAGCAGAGAGTTGAGCAAAATCAATATCTTGCGGAGTTGCAAAAAATTCTTCAAAGGGTGGCTCAAATTTGGAAATGGATAACATTTCAAAAATTCCACCACCATTGTTGTTAATTAACACAATGGTGAGATGTCCAACAAATTTATTTCTGATTAAAAAACCATTTGTATCGTGCAATAAGGCTAAATCACCTGTCAACATGACACTACTTTGTTGGCGATGGGCAATTCCCAAAGCTGTGGATAATGTGCCATCAATGCCATTCGCACCTCTGTTGAAAAAGGGTTGCACTTGTGAGTGAGTCGGTTTCCAAAAGAATTCGACATCCCGCACTGGCATACTGTTGGCAATAAAAATAGGTGTTCTTGGTGGTAATGTCTGAGAAAGTAACCAAGCTGCTTTGCCTTCAAATAACTCCTCTATTGTTGTCAAAGTTTCGTCAACACTCGCCCTGACTTTTGCTTCTGCTGTAGACCATAGTTGAAGATACTCACAAGAAGATGAGGGAGTTATTTCTTTCCCTGCTCCCAATCTCCCCAATTCTTCTACGCTTATCCGTAAGTGAATTGTCTTACCATGAAGAGGGTCGAGGTTTTGGTCGCTAGGGTCAATAATCCAGCGTTGTGCTTGGGTAGAAGTTAACCAGTTACGTAAATCTTTACTGGTGGGTATTTCACCAATTTGAATCACCACTTCTGGTGCTAGCTGTTTTGCCAATTCCTGATTGCGCAAAATCAGGTCATAGGTGGAAATAATATAAGGATTTTGGTCAGCATAGTTTCTGACTGGAGAGAGTCCCTCTGCCAAAACTGGGAATTTTAAGGTTTCACAGAGTTGGGCGATCGCACGACAATACTCCTGAGGTTTTCGCGGTTGGGCAACACCCGCGATAATAATTCCTCGTTGAGTTTTTAACCACTGTTGGAAAGGAAGATTTAAAGAATTGGGAAGATAAACAGATGGAGAGATCGTCGTTATCCCAGAAAAAAAGTCTTCTGTATCAAATTCGGACTGTAACAATTGTAAAGATGTTGTATGCAACATTTCTACATCGGGGATGGGTGCGAGGGGGTCGCGAAAGGGAAAATTGAGGTGCACAGGTCCGGGTACAGGAGTTTGTGAACGTTCCCACGCATGAATCATCGTTTGTCGCAAATAAGCAAGCATTCCCATATCCACAGAGGGAATTGCTAACTCTGTCTGCCAGTTTGGGTAATTGCCGTATAATTTCAGCTGATTTATAGTTTGACCAGAATGGCAATCTCGTAACTCAGGTGGTCTATCTGTGGTAAACAGCAATAAAGGTACACGACTTTCTTTTGCTTCAATCACCGCCGGGTAAAAATTCGCTCCTGCTGTCCCAGAGGTACAAATAACGACTGTGGGGCGTCCGGTTGCTTTTGCTTGACCCAAGGCAAAAAAAGCTGCAGATCGTTCATCAAGAATAGAAATTGCCTCAATATCAGGTGATTGTTGGGCAAAGGCGACTGCTAGAGATGTGGAACGCGAACCCGGACAAATCACAACACAAGTTAATCCTAGGCGCTTTAATGTCTGGGCAGCAATCGACGCCCATACAGTATTAATGTTTCTAAAATCAATTACCATCAACCTTGAAAGTCCAAATGTCCTGAGTTTTTAGTTCAAACAGATATGTCAACAAGAGCGTGTCATTTTAAACTGATTGTCTAGTGAGTTATCTGATCATCCTAATTTTCTGGTATATTTCAACCAACCTTCCTATCGTAGATGAATCAGGAAGGCCAATAAGCTGTTGAACACTCAAAGTACTAACTTAGGACTATTTTTATGGACTGCATTCATTTGACGGGAATTCGCTCCTATGGCTACACTGGGTACCTGCAAGAGGAACAGGTGTTAGGACAATGGTTTGAGGTAGATGTCAGATTATGGGTAGATCTTTCACAAGCTGCTGAAACTGACGCGATAGAAAATACTATCGATTACCGTAGTACTATCAGTTTGGTGCAAAATCTGGTCAAGACATCAAAGTTTCTTCTGATAGAACGTCTTGCAGGCGCTATTGCAGATTCTATTTTGGCATCAAGCGATCGCCTGGTACAAGTTCAAGTTATTTTGAAAAAACCTGCTGCACCCATTCCAGACTTTGGCGGTACAATCAGCATTGAATTAACTAGAACTAAATGAATTGGCCTCAAGCGATCGCCTGATACAAGTTCAAGTTATTTAAAAAAAACCTGCTGCACCCATTCCAGACTTTGGCGGCACAATCAGCATTGAATTAACTAGAACTAAATGAAATTAATAGTTGAGACTTCATCTCAATAATACCTAAAACTTGATTTTTACTTTCCATATTTGCCAGCACAAAAGAAAATCTTGTTAATTTCCTTGACACCTTCTCTCATCAACTTCACGGTCTGTTGAGGGATTCTCAAAGTTGCTCTTAAGAACTCCTGCTTCTATAAC
This portion of the Brasilonema sennae CENA114 genome encodes:
- a CDS encoding type I secretion system permease/ATPase, which gives rise to MASRENSKTNGKIAGELKLLDNESSENSVLASQSWNQPPLCWLTAEQQNRLQQVSETLRYKLGEKIWPQEAAGFQFLIISGNIRLRDGSVGKTLTVLQPGDWFGDLNNFSVECKAVAASKEVVVLRQTTAVWAELSTPQIEGFWLGNQQDTATTEQINSKSPKIGVSSKDAQGTEETCVSTSLQIPNSKLEDSASSASVSHSSTPSSPPSSPPLSPSSTSVSTYPFVSSWNTGAACLTMVAQQLDNPLQLEWVQRQLRGQQPKHLVEAAEKLGFVLRRLQVSWSELQQLSFPALLRWKTSGKTEEGWIVAYALKGDRLTIANPLNPNNTCETIPRSVVEETWDGQLWQVEVIQKQEKFNLNWFTPAVWRYRGLLGEVLLASFTLQLLGLTTPLITQVVIDKVMVQESLPTLDVMAIALLFTSTFEAVLGILRLFIFTHTARRLDLSLSAQLFRHLMRLPLAYFESRRVGDTVARVQELEQIRQFLTGTALTVVLDSIFAVVYLGLMFYYNIPLTFVALAVLPLFATLTVVATPILRNWLNETFNRSADSQSFLVETITGIHSVKAHAAEPAARDRWEGLFARFVRTGFKASTTSNISSNIGDFLTNFSNLLILWFGAKLVIDHKLTVGQLVAFQMLSGRVTAPLLRLVQLWQTFQQVLLSVDRIGDILNVAPEAEPGTGLVLPSLKGQVNFEQVFFRYRQSAEPVLRGISFSVEPGQFVGVVGRSGSGKSTLSKVLQRLYQIESGRILIDGFDIKSADLASLRQQIGVVLQEDFLFNGSILDNITLGNPDITSEQVVEAARYAVAHDFISELAHGYETNVGERGTALSGGQRQRIALARLFLSQAPILILDEATSALDSETEQQVLENLQKVSANRTVFLIAHRFAPLKRADLILVLEKGVLAERGNHLDLLRQKGLYWSLYQRQQANI
- a CDS encoding foldase protein PrsA, with protein sequence MEFLTVDEKPISYVQAVKYLQSSGKLGQFIGDILRQYIIEQELQKREDILISSALTEQTIIDFRLKNKLTEPHKFQEWLQSNGTNYDTFHSSVAYGFKVEKLKASVTESKLQEYYIERKIYLDRVVVSRIVVETQELAEELQTQIEEGANFEQLAREYSLSDEKIVNGMMGPVSRGTMPDKLRACVDIASPGQLIGPIELEGRYGLFRVEQFLSASLEDTQLRQALQNELFEKWLAEKIQKLTVKLQVN
- a CDS encoding TIGR00297 family protein produces the protein MFDSINSLNPWLVGVGLNSVLLLVVWIAPKKLLTPSGVFHAWLLGVLIWATLGWEGYVVVMFYFLVGSLITRVGMAQKEAQGIAEKRSGARGPENVWGSALTAALCALGVWATSSGIIPTPQNLHPTPTTLLLLGYVASFCTKLSDTCASEVGKAYGKSTFLITTLQPVARGTEGAVSLEGTLAGAIASLAQALLGWGVGLIDFFGVFWCVVAAFVATNLESVIGATLQSRFNWLTNEVVNILNTLIGATTAILLAWIWAHFIA
- a CDS encoding S8 family serine peptidase: MSTTFSESSLETAKNLNTGVNPQIFSDTLNSAHSNFYSFNLKGRSSFNLELEDSSANAQVDLIRDSNGNAVVDDGEVISSSVFGGAKAESINQTLDAGLYYVKVSIDEGLETDYKLAVSATPIDYAGDSLQNARQITLHSKAKNYSDWVGISDTNDYYKFALNTKSDFKLGLSGLSDDAQVQLLDGNGNTLANSLNVGITNQSINRTLNPGTYYVRVNSYEHGESFYNLTLSATGVSGDETIPTPTDSGTLSSISNGVQQLAASVITSVFPDSNTQYVKGTLRSDTFTYQSTYNRTIYSGNGNVDYGSGGRDLLDLSTFSSTSATIKLVESTGGVMYNPGNGTRLFDDITLSNGKQILFEGIEAIKFADKTINLSVTPNDPLFGQQWNLHMMGVQDAWRLTKGSDKVLIGIEDTGLAANNGVLHPDLRSPNVISNNYLDEMTNSIAHGTKVEGVIGAASNNGIGMSGINWNSDIFHIDVMGGDPGDYDLVSATQTLINQANSKGQRLVVNLSLTGGSSTQFEQLIANNQNTALFVVAAGNTNANSLESPADLANNYLNVLAVGGSWGVKDWNGNPTTPGTRISYQGGWGSNKGNGLSVMAPSEYLTTNATKSSNGFTFDYDQRFNGTSAAVPNVVGVASLVWSVNSNLTATQIKTILSQTAYDLGASGYDTEYGYGFVNADAAVRRAMALAQGAA
- the menD gene encoding 2-succinyl-5-enolpyruvyl-6-hydroxy-3-cyclohexene-1-carboxylic-acid synthase codes for the protein MVIDFRNINTVWASIAAQTLKRLGLTCVVICPGSRSTSLAVAFAQQSPDIEAISILDERSAAFFALGQAKATGRPTVVICTSGTAGANFYPAVIEAKESRVPLLLFTTDRPPELRDCHSGQTINQLKLYGNYPNWQTELAIPSVDMGMLAYLRQTMIHAWERSQTPVPGPVHLNFPFRDPLAPIPDVEMLHTTSLQLLQSEFDTEDFFSGITTISPSVYLPNSLNLPFQQWLKTQRGIIIAGVAQPRKPQEYCRAIAQLCETLKFPVLAEGLSPVRNYADQNPYIISTYDLILRNQELAKQLAPEVVIQIGEIPTSKDLRNWLTSTQAQRWIIDPSDQNLDPLHGKTIHLRISVEELGRLGAGKEITPSSSCEYLQLWSTAEAKVRASVDETLTTIEELFEGKAAWLLSQTLPPRTPIFIANSMPVRDVEFFWKPTHSQVQPFFNRGANGIDGTLSTALGIAHRQQSSVMLTGDLALLHDTNGFLIRNKFVGHLTIVLINNNGGGIFEMLSISKFEPPFEEFFATPQDIDFAQLSATYGVEHELITSWKQLLSRLNSLPSKGIRVLELRTNRKADAKWRKENLGQFAADLA
- the folB gene encoding dihydroneopterin aldolase; its protein translation is MDCIHLTGIRSYGYTGYLQEEQVLGQWFEVDVRLWVDLSQAAETDAIENTIDYRSTISLVQNLVKTSKFLLIERLAGAIADSILASSDRLVQVQVILKKPAAPIPDFGGTISIELTRTK